The Leptodactylus fuscus isolate aLepFus1 chromosome 3, aLepFus1.hap2, whole genome shotgun sequence genome has a segment encoding these proteins:
- the COL10A1 gene encoding collagen alpha-1(X) chain: MNLQTNIFLFLLFPNVVYPSGFFPERHPKQSSVKGPPPFLPFNAKSQVIPSGPEQGPPGPPGPIGPRGLPGPPGPTGKPGYGTPGPQGAQGMPGPPGFSSIGKPGQPGIPGKHGERGLQGEKGDIGPIGLPGPRGLQGPPGLSGPAGISATGNPGPQGAVGQPGPKGAPGFKGEPGMPGINGHKGQNGYGIPGQPGERGPPGMPGQPGPQGPNGIGKPGINGFPGQPGQVGERGLPGIQGIQGLPGPQGLTGQPGPAGIGKPGINGAPGLPGPSGPKGHPGLPGMPGPQGMQGYGKPGLPGVKGSRGPEGVPGNPGIKGDQGEIGHPGQPGTPGSPGIAGIQGHRGIPGDAGLPGHKGEIGPKGFSGAPGPIGERGLPGLDGKAGYPGEPGLAGPKGNPGITGQKGEKGIVGPPGVPGITGPVGPRGESGYRGEQGPRGATGIPGMRGPTGAPGIPGLPGQKGEHGVPGLPGPAGIATNGMQGPMGPPGIPGSRGMNGEPGIPGPPGPPGQPGQIIMPHQLPDGYVKSGQIQGLRELRVSAFTAILSKAFPAVGVPIKFDKILYNRQNHYDVRTGIFTCRIPGLYYFSYHVHVKGSNIWVALYKNGTPLMYTYDEYKKGYLDQASGSAVIDLTENDQVWLQLPSAESNGLYSSDYIHSSFSGFLFGLT; this comes from the coding sequence TTATTCCAAGTGGGCCAGAACAGGGGCCACCAGGTCCTCCAGGTCCAATTGGTCCAAGAGGTTTGCCTGGGCCACCAGGACCCACAGGAAAACCAGGTTATGGAACACCTGGGCCACAAGGAGCTCAAGGAATGCCAGGGCCACCAGGATTCTCTTCCATCGGAAAGCCAGGCCAACCAGGCATACCAGGAAAGCATGGGGAACGCGGTCTACAAGGAGAAAAGGGGGACATTGGACCTATAGGACTACCTGGACCAAGAGGTCTACAGGGACCACCTGGATTATCTGGTCCAGCTGGAATTTCTGCTACTGGAAATCCAGGTCCTCAAGGAGCAGTAGGACAGCCTGGGCCAAAAGGAGCTCCTGGATTCAAAGGTGAACCTGGTATGCCTGGAATTAATGGACACAAAGGGCAAAATGGCTATGGAATTCCAGGTCAACCAGGTGAGAGAGGACCTCCTGGTATGCCAGGACAACCTGGACCTCAAGGTCCCAATGGAATAGGCAAACCTGGCATAAATGGTTTTCCAGGCCAACCAGGACAAGTCGGCGAAAGAGGTCTGCCAGGCATACAAGGTATACAAGGTCTACCTGGGCCCCAAGGACTAACTGGACAGCCTGGACCAGCAGGAATTGGTAAGCCTGGAATAAATGGGGCTCCTGGTCTTCCAGGGCCTTCTGGACCCAAAGGACATCCAGGACTACCAGGCATGCCAGGCCCTCAAGGGATGCAAGGCTATGGAAAGCCAGGCTTACCAGGAGTGAAAGGGTCAAGAGGACCTGAAGGGGTCCCTGGGAATCCAGGAATAAAAGGAGACCAGGGAGAAATAGGCCATCCAGGGCAGCCAGGGACACCAGGTTCGCCAGGAATTGCAGGTATACAGGGGCATAGAGGGATTCCAGGAGATGCTGGATTGCCAGGACATAAAGGTGAAATTGGTCCAAAAGGTTTTTCAGGAGCACCTGGACCTATAGGTGAAAGAGGTTTACCTGGCCTAGATGGTAAAGCAGGTTATCCAGGCGAGCCAGGACTTGCTGGCCCAAAAGGGAACCCAGGTATTACAGGACAGAAAGGTGAGAAGGGTATTGTAGGTCCACCTGGGGTTCCTGGAATAACTGGTCCAGTAGGCCCAAGAGGAGAATCTGGTTACAGAGGAGAACAAGGTCCAAGAGGAGCTACAGGCATACCAGGTATGAGAGGGCCAACAGGTGCACCAGGCATTCCAGGTCTCCCTGGTCAAAAAGGTGAACACGGTGTCCCTGGTTTACCAGGTCCAGCTGGAATTGCAACAAATGGCATGCAAGGGCCAATGGGACCACCTGGAATTCCTGGTTCAAGAGGAATGAATGGTGAGCCAGGAATACCAGGGCCACCAGGTCCACCAGGCCAACCTGGTCAGATAATAATGCCACATCAATTGCCAGATGGCTATGTAAAATCAGGACAAATTCAAGGTCTAAGAGAGCTTCGAGTGTCAGCATTTACTGCTATTCTCTCCAAAGCATTTCCTGCAGTCGGAGTACCCATCAAATTTGACAAGATTTTATATAACAGGCAAAATCATTATGATGTCCGAACTGGAATTTTTACATGTAGGATACCAGGGCTATACTATTTTTCATACCATGTACATGTGAAGGGCTCTAATATTTGGGTGGCATTATATAAAAATGGTACACCGTTAATGTATACCTATGATGAATACAAAAAAGGTTATCTTGACCAAGCATCTGGTAGCGCTGTAATAGATCTTACTGAAAATGATCAAGTTTGGCTACAGTTACCCAGTGCAGAATCTAATGGCCTATATTCTTCTGACTACATACACTCTTCTTTTTCAGGTTTCTTATTTGGCCTAACATGA